GACCTGCCGGGCGCCGGCCAGCAGCTGGCTGCGGTAGTAGCCGTGATCGCCGTTGAGCACCAGCACCGGCATCGGTAGCCGGGTCGTGAACTCGGCCCGGTTGGCCTTGCCGTCCTCAATCATGGCGCCGTAGTGCTGGAAGCCGCCCCGGATACCGTTCGGGCCGGTGAAGTGTGGCAGGTAGCGGCTCGCCCCGACCTGCTCGGCGTCGAGCCGGACCGAGGTCAGTCGGTAGAACGGCGTGAGATATTCGGTCTCCTTGCCCTGGGTGAGGAAGGTAGCGAGGTCGACCTGGCCACTGAACCCGAACGTGTAGGTACCGCCCTCAACCGACGGGTTCATCATCTCGTCGAGGCCGAAGCCGGGGATCAGGGTCTCGGACAGCACCAGCCGACGAACCTCCCCGGGATGCCGTGACGCGTACGCATAGACGACCATGCCTCCCACGTCCATGCCGACGAGGTTGATCGGGCCCAACCCCAAGCCGAACACGATCTGACGGATGTCCTCGGCGACGTTGGTCTTGGCGAACGTGTCGCTCTCGGCCGGGTCCGAGTCGCCCATGCCGCGCAGGTCAGGCGCCAGCACGGTGTAACCCTGCGCCGCCAGAAGCGGCATGACCTCCCGCCACACCGCCCACGTGAACGGGAAACCGTGCACCAGCACGACCGCCGGTCCGGCGCCACCGATCACGTAGTGGATGCGGGTGCCGTTCACCTCGGCGTAGCGGTGGTGGAAGCTGTCCAGGCCCTCTACCGCAGTTCCCGCTTCAGGATGAGTCACAGCCATCGAAGCCTCCTTGATTGTCGGTCGGCTCGAACGTAAACCTTGGAGTACGCTCCAAGGTCCAGGGTGATCCACGCCTCACACCATCCCGGCTCGCATCGACACGAAGGCACAGCGGCATGTTGATCGGCGAATTCGCCCGACGCGTCGGCGTCAGCACCGACACGATCCGCTTCTACGAGAAGGTCGGCTTCTACTCGGGGAGCCGTACCGACAACGGCTACCGGTACTACACCGAGAAGGACATCGAGACAGCCGACCTCATCGCGTCCGGGAAATCGATAGGCTTCTCCCTGCGCGACATCCTCGCCTTCTCCCAGGAGATGACCGCCGGCGTGCTTGATCACGCGCGAGCACAAGAGAGCCTGCAAGCCAAGATCGACCTCATCGACGAGCGGATCGCATCACTGAAGCGAGTTCGAGACCTGGCACAACAACAACTCGACTACTGTCGAGCGGTGGAAGCGCAAGAGCTCGCTGCATGAGACGCCTCTCTGGGCAGACAACGAAGTATGGTACGTACCGATCAAGCGGGAAGACCGCGCTTGTTGACTAGGCCTTCGCCTTTTCCGGATCCCGGCTACTTATCTTGCGGACGTCGGTGGGCGACCGCAGAAGCAGGTACGGCGCCCTCACTTGCGGGCGTAGCGGGCGATGATCACGCCGGTGGTGGTCGTAACGCTACGGGTGAGCTCAAACTCGGTCCGCGGCGCCGGGCCTTCGAACAGCCGGTTGCCGATGCCCAAGGTCATCGGGTGGATCACCAGCGTGTACTGGTCGACCAGCCCGGCGGCGTGCAAGGTGCGCACCAGCGATGCACTCCCGATGATCGACAGATCCCTGTCCGACTCGACCTTGAGCTCGGTCACCGTCTCGACCGCGTCGCCACGCAACAGCACCGAGTTCTGCCACGCATCGACGTTCACCAGACTCCTGGAGACGACATACTTGGTCGCCGCGTTCATGTGCGTGCTGAACGGGTTGCCATCACTCGCGCGTCCCCAAGCCGTGACGAAGTCCTGCCAGGTGCGGCGGCCCAGCAGCATGTCACCCGGCGCGCTCATACCCATGGCCATCTCCCGGGCCATCACATCGTCCCAGTACCCCTGGCCCCAGCCGCCGTGGATGAATCCCCCGCGAGTGTCCTCGTCAGCCCGGCCCGGGCTCTGCACGACACCGTCGAGCGTGACACTCATCGTCACCGTGATCGAACGCATGGAATGCTCCTCGGTCTGCGCAGCCCGCTCCGATCGCGAGCCCGTCACTTCCCAAACGAACGACCACCGACGAACTCGACACAACGCCAAGAATCTGCCGGACCAAAGACGCCAGCGTCCGGCTAGGCTTGATCGCGTGGGAGATCAGGCGCTTCGCCTCGGTGTGCTCACACCGCGGGTGCCGCTGGTCCGGAGATCGAGTTCGCGGCGATGACGGGCGCGCGGTGGAGACCTAAGTCGCGCGCGTCTCGGTGAAGGCGTCGTCGAGCAGCGGCGGCCCGGTCAGCAAGTGGGCTGCGCGCGGCCGCCATGGCTGCCGCCGGTGCAGCTCACCGCGATTGCCGCCGCCGAAGACCTTGTCCCTGAGCGGCCACTGACCCCTGACGACATGGTCCGTGGCGCGCCCTGTCGGCGGATGAGCATGCCGGCGGCCTGCACGACCTGCTGCAGCCGTACGCGCCCGCCTTCGGCCGGGCATCGCTCAACTGGTTGCACCGAATGAGCGACGGACCGCCTACCGTGCATCGAATTTTCGTATCCGCCGGATGTCGGTTTATGAGTCGCTGTACGTCGTGTACGGCGTTGCCGACGAAGTCAACGATCAGATCGAGTCGTGGATCGGGTGACGTCAACCGGTCCGCGCTGAGCATCACGGTGAGGTACATCCTCGCTGTCCGCGTCCGGGTTGCCGGCGAACTGCACGCAGCTCTCGCCGCCGGTGGCCTCCCGGGTTTTGAGCAACGCCTGCCGCGGAGGCGATGCGACGTTGCCACAGGTCACTGCTTCCCGGGTGGCACCCGTGAAGACGTGGATCCGTTCCAGATAGAAGAACGCCTATATTCAAGCCCTCCCGCCGATCGGTACGATCCGCACATGACCCGCTTCGGCGCCTCGGAGATGTATGCCCGCGCGACGCGTCGTACCAGGGCGGCCGCCATCATCGTCCTGATCGGACTGTCGATGGTGGCCGCGACGCCGGACGCTGCCTGGGCCGCGATGACCGACCGGCTGCCCACGCCCAAGACCCCCAGCGCCGTCGTGCAGAGCCCGACCAGCGTCGCGCTCACCTGGACCGCCGTCGCGGGCCCGGTGGCCGCGTACACGGTGGAACGGGCGAGCCCCTCCGTCTTCGTGCCGATCCTGACCACGACGGCGCTGTCAGCGACGGTGACAGGTCTCGCGCCGGACAGCGCGCACAATTTCCGGCTGATCGCACACGCCATACCGGATTCGGGCCGCGCCGACAGCGTGCCATCCGCCTACACTCATGTGGTCACCCCACCCACGCCGGAATTCGAGCCACCGACCGCGCCGGGATCCCCGACGATGCAACGGTTGGGCATATTCGGCGTGTCCGTGACCTTCCTTCCGGCGACGGACAACGCGCGGGTCGCGTCCTACGTCGGCGAAGTACTCCGAGACGGGGTCTGGACGCGGGTCGCCACCTCACCCGGCACGCTCATGCACCTCAGCGGACTCACCGCGGCGACGTCGTACACCGTGGCGGTGAGCGCCATCGACTCGAGCGGCAACCGATCCCCGCGGTCGGAGCCGCTGTTGTTCACCACCGCGCCGTACACCCACTTGCCCCAATGCTCGATCACCCTGGAACCGGACGGCAACCATTACAAGCTGACCGTTCAGGTGTACAACACCACGGCGGCGGCGCTGGACCGGTGGGCGGTCACCTTCCGGATGCCTGTCGCGCACACGCTCACCTCGCCCCGGCTGGCGCGCGACGACGCCGACGCCGTCCTGTCCTCGGAACCCGGCAGCAGCCTCCAGTCCGGTACCGAGGCGATGTTCTGGTCCTTCGTCAGCCAGAACGGCGACCCCACGCTACCCGGCGACTTCGCGATCGGTGGGGAGCCCTGCACCGTCTGGCAGGTCTGAGCATGAAAGCCGTCGATGCGTACTGATAACGCCGTCGGCGCGACGATCGCCGTCCCTATGCTGGCCTTGGCGACACCGGCGCAGCGACTTGTCCGGGGAAGGCCGCGTCCCGGGTTTCGTCCTTGGTCAGCATGAGAGGGCGGTCACGAACTGTTCAGGTTGATCTACAGCCGTAGTGCGGCGGCTGCAACCAAGCAGCGACGACCGATCGGCGGCAGACATCCGGAGCCTTGATCCGTATTGGGGTGCGGTAACGGCAACACTGCTGTCAGCGTGCTCCGCGTACACCTCTGACGACGAGTGAGCCGGGAGCCAGTCCTCAACATGGCGGTGCCGGCCGAGGCTGATCGCGTCGAACTCGTCGTAGTGTCCGTCGGCGGACGCGCCCAAAAGGCGAAGCGCCTGCGAGATTGGTGACGAGCCCGGAGCCGGCCAGGACTTTGGACTCAATGACACCTTCTCTGCCGTGCTTCGTCCTCGCTCAGTACTAGTGGATCCAGAACCACAGTGCCGCCTCGCCATACCGCCGCGAACTGCGAGCCGATCCCACCGAAGTACTCCGCCTCGACATCTGCGCCCCCGGCAGGTGACCCGTCCGGATCTGCGGCCCGAAGATCCGGTGGTGTTGGCGGCGGTGTCACGGCTGCTGCCTCGCACACGCTGGCCGGCGTTCTTCGTCACCCCGGCCACGTTGCTGCGCTGGCATCGGCAGCTCATCGCCCGCATTGGACGTTCCCGCACGCCCCGAGCCGGCCGGCCACCCGTGGACAAGGAAATCCGGGACCTGGTGCAGCCTCTGGCAACCGAGAACCCAACCTCGGGGCACCGCCCAGTGACGGCGAACTCGCGGCTCTGGGCTACCAGGTCGCGGCCCGCACCGTTTGGAAGATCCTTCATCAAGCGGACGTCGACCCGGCACCGTTCGGCAGGGGGCCCATGAAATCACACCCAGGGCAAGCGCCCTCGCCCTGGATATGGCCTTGTACCAACCATGGACCGCAGCGTGAAGGATCGTGGCCTCAGCCGTCGCCTCGCCTGATCGCGTCGCCTTGATCACGTTCGCACCCCAGGACGACCAACCACAACTGTGGGTAAATAAACAGCGTCGACTGCGCGGCTAACCGCACACTGATCGAACAATATAAAGTCATCTATATGCGATTCCTGCTCCGTACCGCGGTGGCCGGCATCCTCGGCGCCGCAACCATCCTCATCATCGCTGCTCCCGCCCAGGCGTCCGCGGGCCACTTCACCAAGTCCTCGCAGTGGTCCGGCGGATACGTCGGGGAGTTCACCGTCCACAACCACACCGATAGCCCGATGAACGGTTGGGTGGTGCGGTTCTGCCTGCCGTCCGGGACCCGCATCCTCAACGGGTGGAACATCCAGCTCACCCAGATCGGCGACTGCTACACCTTCCGCAACTACCCCTGGAACAGCACCCTGCCTGCGGGCGGCGCGGTCTCATTCGGATTCGTCGCCTCCGGGACCGGCGATCCGATCGACTGCACGGTCAACGGCGAGCGCTGCGACGGGCTGCCGGCCGGGTCGGACCTCCAACCACCCACCGCGCCGGACAACATGCACATCGTCTGGAACCCCGGCGTGACCCTCGTCTGGGACGCGTCCACCGACGACCGCGGGATGGTCGGCTACGAACTCTTCGAGAGCGGCACGACGCTGCGGACCGTCGCCGAGACCTCGTACGTCTACTCGACCACCAACGCCCTCCCGCCGAAGCTGTACGAGTTCGGCATCCGGGCGATCGACGCGGCCGGCAACGTCTCGCCGTTCGACTTCGTGGGCCTCGGCACCTCCTGGAGCGCCACCGCGGCACCCTCGGCACCGTCCAGCCTGCAGGTCAGCGGCCTCACCGCGGAAGCACTGACGCTCAGCTGGCAGGCCTCGACCCGGATTCCCTACTCCGAGGCGCCGGTCGCCGGCTACGAGGTGTCCATGGACGGTTCGGTCGTCGCCCGGGTCGGCGGCACCAGCGCGCGGCTGCGCACCCCGACCGGGATGGGCTTCCACACGCTGTCGGTCCGCGCCTTCAACGCGGTCGATCTGTTCTCGCCGGCCGCACAGACCCAGTTCATCATCAACTAACCCCACACCGAATACTCCGCGAAAGATCCGGCAACGCCGCCATCAGCAGCCACCGATCCAGACAACCGATCAAACAGACCGCGCACCATCGGCGGCGTACGCGCGCATCAGTGCCCGTGCGCGTACCGGGCAAACGGTACGGCGCTCGTAGAGGCTCGGCTGCGCGGCTGCTGGTGTTGTACAAGTTCTTGACAGTGACCACGGCCAGCTGGATGTGCGCGGGGCCGACGCCGTGAACGTTGAGCGGCGGGTGCACACGCCGGACAAGTTCGGCCTCGATGGCTGCCGGCTCCGTACCTTGCGCCCAGGTCAAGCACAGGTGCGCCTACATCCACGCGGTCAGCCGCGCCTCATCCTCAGCCACCAGGACAACACGATCATCGTGGGTGGCGATCGTCTTCGGCCTGCTGGAGCATCAGGATCGCGGCGATGATGGCGGTGGTGCGGCGTGGGCAGCAGCGCAGCTTGGTAAGTCGGGCAGCGCAGGTACCGTTCAGGCGCCTGGCCATGCCGTTCCACGGTGAGTTACATCCGTCGTGGGAACAGGTTTGTCCAGTTTTCGCCGCGTTGAAATGCCTGGTCGTTTGGGTCGCAGATTGGGCCGTGGGAGAAGGGCGCTGGGACGCTCCGGTTCGGGAGGCGTCCTCGCCGGTGGCTGGGTTTGGCTCGTGGCGCACCGGTGTGGATAAGGTCGGCGGCGTGGGCCTGAGTGGCGAGGGACTTAACGATGTCGTCGCCGATGGGCTGGCGGTGGTGTTCGTCGGGATCAACCCCGGGCTTGCGTCAGTGGCGTTGGGGCACAGTTTCGCGACCCCGGGCAACCGGTTGTGGCCGGCGTTGTATCGCTCCGGGTTCACCCCGCGGTTGTTGCGCGCGGAGCAGGAGCGGGAGCTGCTGCCGTTAGGGCTTGGGATCACGAGCATTGTGCGCAGGCCCACCGCCCGTGCCGCGCAGCTGACGCGGCAGGAGTTGGTGGAGGGCGGTCGGGATTTGAGCGAGAGGGTACGGGCTCTGCGGCCGGGCTGGCTCGCGATGCTGGGAGTGACCGGATACCGACTCGCGTTCGGGGCTGGGCAGGCGCAGGTCGGCCCGCAATCGGGAACGGTTGGTGGTGCCCGTGTGTGGGCCTTGCCCAATCCGAGTGGGCTCAACGCGCACTTCCCGCCAGCGGCGCTCGCGGTCGAGTTCGCCCGGTTCCGGGTCGCAGTCGGGCTGCCGGACCTCTCTGGCCTACTTGGCGACGGTCCGTTCCCTGACCGCAGACACTGACCTTGACCGCCATCCGGACCACAAAGCATGACATTTCCGCGACACGCTCCCACTACGGTCGGCCACTCACGAAGCCCTTCTCAGCGGCAAATCCGGTCGCCAAGATCACCGAATCATGGCGGCCGACGGCCGCGGTGGGATACCTGCCGTCGAAGCAGCATGCGTCTCCTGGAAGGAAGTCGCGGAGCACGGTTCAGGCAGCCTCAGGTGTAGGCCTTGCCAGGAACTCGTCGATCGCCTGACGGATCAACCCGGAGCGTCCCGACTTGTCGTTCCCCGCGAGTTCGTCCCAACCGCCGTACAGCGGCCGCGGACAGTCGTACACCAGTCACGATCATCGGCACGCTCTCCGGGCTCGGCGCTGGCCCGAGGTCCGGACCGACAGCCGCATCGCGCAGCAGCTCCGAAATGTCTCCACCACCATCGAAGTACGCCAGCAGTTCCTCACGGCTCATCTCCGTCGGATGCCGGTGCACCGTCATCGCGTTCCCTCCATCCATTGCTTGACCTCCGCGGGGGTGGCCTGCCGTACCGCCAGGATCGCGTATCGGTGCTGCCGTCGGCGGCGGCCACGGCGGCAAGCCAAAGCCCACCATCGTGCTCGTGCACGGCGCGTGGGCCGACGGCTCGTCGTGGAACGCGGTCACCGAGCGGCTGGTACGCGACGGCTACCCCGTGCGGTTGCCGCCCCAACCCGCTGCGCGCCCTGTCCACGGACTGCGCCACGGTCGCCAGCTTCCTGGCCACCCTCACCGGCCCGATCGTCCTGGTTGGACATTCCTACAGCGGTGCGGTCATCACCAACGCCGCCACCGGCAACCCCAACGTGACGGCGTTCACGCTGGCCGGACCCGACTCGGCGCCCGCGGTCGACCCGTCGACAGTGTTCGACTTCGTGCCCTACCCGGGCGGGCCGCCCGGCGACGTCGGCCTCTACCTGAGGCGGAGCGTCTTTCTCACCTCGTTCGCCGACGGCGTGCCGAGGGCCGATGCGGAGCTGTTGTACGCCGGCCAGCGGCCGCTGACCGGATCATCCCGCCGCCACAGCAGCGTTTCATCGCGCGGCGCGCGAACGCTCGAACCATCGATGTCGAGCACGCCGTCCGCCGGACGACCTGAGACGTCACCGATCCAGCGGTCGCAGGCTGGCGGCGCGCACCTCGACGTAGCGGCCCTGCGGGTCGACGACCCGGCACAACTCCTTGCCGTCGACGAGCAGTACGACGGGCGTGCCCGCGGCGAGCACGCCGTCCGGGTCGTCGCCCGGCGACGACCCGGCGAAGCGGTACATCTCGTCGACGGCAAGGCGGTGGGTGAAGCGGTTGGGCGGTGGCTGGATGACGCGCGTCGGCGGGATCAGCGCCTCGTCGGGCAGGACCATCGCCTCCGGCCGCAGCACCCGGCCCGGCTCGTCAGCTTCCGTATCGTCGCCCACGCACGCAGCCTAGGAGTTTCGGAGGCTGTCCGACGGCAACGTGAACGGGATGACCGGCAGCACCACGCCGGTGTCGGTGGGTGCGGTGTGCGCGACGAGCGAACCCGCCTCGGCGAGCGCGAACAGGTTGGGCAGCTGGTACTCCTCGGCGGCTTCCAGGTCGACGGTGTAGCCGAGGTCGGCAAGGCTTGCCACGCTGAGCCGGCTCAAGGGGTTGCCCTTTTCGGCGATGAACCCGGACATCAGCTCGTTGTGGAACACGCTTTCTCGCCAATGGCCTTCCCGAGTGCCCGGGCCACCGGTATTCTCCACCGGCACCTGCGATCGTTTCCCGCTTCCGGTGAGCGCGAGATACTCCTTGATCGCGGC
This genomic stretch from Phytohabitans houttuyneae harbors:
- a CDS encoding alpha/beta fold hydrolase, with product MAVTHPEAGTAVEGLDSFHHRYAEVNGTRIHYVIGGAGPAVVLVHGFPFTWAVWREVMPLLAAQGYTVLAPDLRGMGDSDPAESDTFAKTNVAEDIRQIVFGLGLGPINLVGMDVGGMVVYAYASRHPGEVRRLVLSETLIPGFGLDEMMNPSVEGGTYTFGFSGQVDLATFLTQGKETEYLTPFYRLTSVRLDAEQVGASRYLPHFTGPNGIRGGFQHYGAMIEDGKANRAEFTTRLPMPVLVLNGDHGYYRSQLLAGARQVAEHIETDIIAQASHAYAFDNPQATAERFGRFFAVSDTERLVIVDEIRQFMAGYAYFADHKQFDKLAQLFAPEAIFTIYDPQGAQVLQMTGPKEIEDVITTSVGDATAIHHLFSFTTEVHSPVSASSIINMEDWIDGSSLKVRGYGHYHGEFAKVDGAWRIEKFVQTRLRTEMLQ
- a CDS encoding MerR family transcriptional regulator translates to MLIGEFARRVGVSTDTIRFYEKVGFYSGSRTDNGYRYYTEKDIETADLIASGKSIGFSLRDILAFSQEMTAGVLDHARAQESLQAKIDLIDERIASLKRVRDLAQQQLDYCRAVEAQELAA
- a CDS encoding dihydrofolate reductase family protein; this encodes MRSITVTMSVTLDGVVQSPGRADEDTRGGFIHGGWGQGYWDDVMAREMAMGMSAPGDMLLGRRTWQDFVTAWGRASDGNPFSTHMNAATKYVVSRSLVNVDAWQNSVLLRGDAVETVTELKVESDRDLSIIGSASLVRTLHAAGLVDQYTLVIHPMTLGIGNRLFEGPAPRTEFELTRSVTTTTGVIIARYARK
- a CDS encoding fibronectin type III domain-containing protein, with the protein product MTRFGASEMYARATRRTRAAAIIVLIGLSMVAATPDAAWAAMTDRLPTPKTPSAVVQSPTSVALTWTAVAGPVAAYTVERASPSVFVPILTTTALSATVTGLAPDSAHNFRLIAHAIPDSGRADSVPSAYTHVVTPPTPEFEPPTAPGSPTMQRLGIFGVSVTFLPATDNARVASYVGEVLRDGVWTRVATSPGTLMHLSGLTAATSYTVAVSAIDSSGNRSPRSEPLLFTTAPYTHLPQCSITLEPDGNHYKLTVQVYNTTAAALDRWAVTFRMPVAHTLTSPRLARDDADAVLSSEPGSSLQSGTEAMFWSFVSQNGDPTLPGDFAIGGEPCTVWQV
- a CDS encoding cellulose binding domain-containing protein, giving the protein MRFLLRTAVAGILGAATILIIAAPAQASAGHFTKSSQWSGGYVGEFTVHNHTDSPMNGWVVRFCLPSGTRILNGWNIQLTQIGDCYTFRNYPWNSTLPAGGAVSFGFVASGTGDPIDCTVNGERCDGLPAGSDLQPPTAPDNMHIVWNPGVTLVWDASTDDRGMVGYELFESGTTLRTVAETSYVYSTTNALPPKLYEFGIRAIDAAGNVSPFDFVGLGTSWSATAAPSAPSSLQVSGLTAEALTLSWQASTRIPYSEAPVAGYEVSMDGSVVARVGGTSARLRTPTGMGFHTLSVRAFNAVDLFSPAAQTQFIIN
- the mug gene encoding G/U mismatch-specific DNA glycosylase, yielding MMAVVRRGQQRSLVSRAAQVPFRRLAMPFHGELHPSWEQVCPVFAALKCLVVWVADWAVGEGRWDAPVREASSPVAGFGSWRTGVDKVGGVGLSGEGLNDVVADGLAVVFVGINPGLASVALGHSFATPGNRLWPALYRSGFTPRLLRAEQERELLPLGLGITSIVRRPTARAAQLTRQELVEGGRDLSERVRALRPGWLAMLGVTGYRLAFGAGQAQVGPQSGTVGGARVWALPNPSGLNAHFPPAALAVEFARFRVAVGLPDLSGLLGDGPFPDRRH